From the Rhodanobacter soli genome, one window contains:
- a CDS encoding pilin, with protein sequence MLRQRISAGFTLIELMIVVAIIAILAAIAIPAYQDYLIRTQVTEGMSLASGAKAAVWDFVSNTGRFPTRNESAGLAKSTSITGDYVSSVDLAPAGKITVAFSGPRANSSIKASTLVLSAITQAGSIAWSCNGGTVSDKYLPATCRK encoded by the coding sequence ATGTTGCGCCAGCGTATTTCCGCCGGTTTCACCTTGATCGAGCTGATGATCGTCGTGGCGATCATCGCGATCCTTGCTGCCATAGCCATCCCGGCGTATCAGGACTACCTGATCCGGACGCAAGTTACCGAAGGCATGAGCCTGGCGAGCGGGGCCAAGGCTGCGGTATGGGATTTCGTCTCCAACACCGGACGGTTCCCCACAAGGAATGAATCCGCAGGCCTCGCAAAAAGCACATCGATCACCGGCGATTATGTTTCCAGTGTGGACTTGGCACCTGCCGGCAAGATAACGGTCGCATTCAGCGGACCCAGAGCCAATAGCAGCATCAAGGCCAGTACGCTGGTGCTTTCCGCCATCACCCAAGCCGGCAGTATCGCTTGGAGTTGCAATGGTGGAACGGTGTCGGACAAGTATCTACCCGCGACCTGTCGCAAGTAG
- a CDS encoding pilin, with protein MKNVQKGFTLIELMIVVAIIAILAAIAIPAYQDYLIRTQVSEGAVLTDGAKTAFAEFYSNKGTMPTSNASAGLATDTSISGKYVSKVAVAASVITATFGNEANTKIANQTFVLSPIVNSGSLGWTCTKSTVDPKYLPTSCRP; from the coding sequence ATGAAGAACGTGCAGAAAGGCTTTACCCTGATCGAACTGATGATCGTGGTCGCGATCATCGCGATCCTCGCCGCCATCGCCATCCCGGCCTACCAGGATTACTTGATTCGCACGCAGGTGTCGGAAGGTGCGGTGCTGACCGATGGCGCCAAGACCGCCTTCGCGGAGTTCTACAGCAACAAGGGCACCATGCCCACATCGAATGCCTCCGCTGGTCTGGCGACTGACACGTCCATCAGCGGCAAGTATGTGTCCAAAGTCGCAGTGGCAGCCAGTGTCATCACGGCCACCTTCGGCAATGAGGCGAACACCAAGATTGCCAACCAGACCTTCGTGCTTTCGCCGATCGTCAACTCTGGCTCGCTCGGTTGGACGTGCACCAAGTCGACCGTGGACCCGAAGTATCTGCCGACCTCCTGCCGCCCGTAA
- a CDS encoding tetratricopeptide repeat protein, giving the protein MRYRLVLTPLLVLLLLGTAWIAYAPGLHGDFLFDDFGNLPALGAMGPVDNWHTFWRYITSGTADPTGRPLTLLTFLLDARNWPADPYPFKRTSLILHLLNGILLYALLARLGQLLAMEAPRRQAAALLGSALWLLHPLLVSTTLYIVQREAMLPATCVIAGLLTWLHGRAQLGHGRIPSGLVWSIVGVGGFTLLAVLAKANGALLPLYVLLIEIIVLAPRHPVPAGNAQRTYRGFLWTFVAIPTAAICAHITWVGIHGILTGGPDFRAWSIGQRLLTEPRVLMDYLSLLWLPHPFSSGLFNDQYVVSTSWLHPATTLPAIIVLLALLGSAWWLRQRHPAASLAILFYFAGQLIESTSLPLELYFEHRNYVPALLMFWPLGLWLTDTRTMPVLKRGLMIVLPLGLALMTHARAELWGNVHTQALLWAKINPDSARAQANAAQIEMQAGHPQDAIHRLEKLLATQPDQTQLAFNLIGARCLTGGISHDDIVAARKAMQGSANTGTLLAHWFDRTLPVAMSGECPGLTSEVLLDLINTGLSNPKLATAGPQQDLTYLRGRIALIQHQPSAAQADFIRALDLQVRPGMALEAAATLGAAGYPTQGLQLLDHYKQVQNQAMPPGFGMPMLHAWVLARQNYWPHELTHLRQQLTLDARAGNTNTAQPNPDAGATH; this is encoded by the coding sequence ATGCGGTATCGCCTTGTACTGACACCACTGCTCGTATTACTACTGCTCGGTACGGCCTGGATTGCTTACGCCCCAGGTCTACATGGGGATTTCCTGTTTGATGACTTCGGTAATCTGCCGGCTCTGGGCGCCATGGGGCCCGTTGACAATTGGCATACGTTCTGGCGCTACATCACTTCGGGCACAGCCGACCCCACTGGACGACCCCTGACGCTGTTGACGTTCTTGCTTGACGCGCGCAACTGGCCCGCTGACCCCTACCCATTCAAGCGCACCAGCCTGATTTTGCACCTGCTCAATGGCATTCTGCTGTACGCCCTGCTTGCTAGGCTCGGCCAGTTGCTGGCGATGGAAGCGCCACGTCGCCAAGCCGCTGCTCTGCTGGGCAGTGCGTTGTGGTTGCTGCATCCGCTGTTGGTATCCACCACTCTGTACATCGTGCAGCGCGAGGCCATGTTGCCGGCTACCTGCGTTATCGCTGGATTACTGACCTGGCTACATGGCCGAGCTCAACTGGGCCACGGACGAATCCCTAGTGGCTTGGTATGGAGCATTGTCGGCGTGGGCGGCTTCACGCTGCTCGCCGTACTGGCCAAGGCCAACGGTGCCCTGCTACCGCTGTATGTGCTGCTGATCGAGATCATCGTGCTCGCTCCACGACACCCGGTTCCTGCGGGCAACGCACAGCGCACCTACCGCGGGTTCCTGTGGACCTTTGTCGCCATCCCCACAGCCGCCATCTGCGCCCACATTACATGGGTCGGCATCCACGGCATCCTCACCGGTGGTCCCGACTTCCGGGCGTGGAGCATTGGTCAACGCCTGCTGACCGAACCACGCGTGCTGATGGACTATCTCTCGCTGCTGTGGCTACCGCATCCCTTTTCCAGTGGTTTGTTCAACGATCAATATGTGGTCTCGACATCCTGGCTGCACCCTGCGACCACACTGCCCGCGATCATCGTGCTATTGGCATTGCTCGGCAGCGCCTGGTGGCTGCGCCAGCGCCACCCTGCCGCTTCATTGGCGATTCTTTTCTACTTTGCGGGCCAGTTGATCGAATCCACCTCCTTGCCGTTGGAGCTGTATTTCGAACATCGCAACTATGTGCCGGCGCTATTGATGTTCTGGCCGCTTGGCCTGTGGCTGACAGACACACGTACCATGCCGGTACTCAAGCGTGGGCTGATGATCGTACTGCCGCTGGGCTTGGCGTTGATGACCCACGCGCGCGCTGAGCTGTGGGGGAACGTGCACACACAAGCGTTGCTCTGGGCGAAGATCAATCCTGACTCCGCACGTGCCCAAGCCAATGCCGCCCAAATCGAGATGCAGGCCGGACATCCGCAAGATGCCATCCATCGACTGGAAAAACTGCTCGCCACCCAGCCTGACCAGACCCAGCTTGCCTTCAATCTGATCGGCGCACGTTGCCTGACTGGCGGGATCAGCCACGACGACATTGTTGCCGCACGCAAGGCCATGCAGGGTAGCGCCAACACCGGCACACTGCTCGCTCACTGGTTTGACCGCACCCTGCCCGTTGCCATGTCCGGCGAGTGCCCGGGCCTGACGTCGGAAGTCCTGCTCGATCTGATCAATACCGGCTTGTCGAACCCGAAACTGGCGACCGCAGGACCGCAGCAAGATCTCACCTACCTGCGCGGGCGCATCGCCTTGATCCAACATCAGCCTAGCGCCGCACAAGCAGACTTCATTCGAGCACTCGATCTGCAGGTCCGCCCAGGAATGGCATTGGAAGCTGCCGCCACACTGGGTGCCGCCGGTTATCCGACGCAGGGCCTGCAACTACTCGACCATTATAAGCAGGTGCAGAATCAAGCCATGCCACCCGGCTTCGGTATGCCAATGCTGCACGCATGGGTGCTGGCGCGCCAGAATTATTGGCCACATGAACTGACTCACCTGCGCCAGCAACTCACCCTCGACGCCAGGGCCGGCAACACCAATACTGCACAGCCAAACCCTGACGCGGGCGCGACTCACTAA
- the rfbF gene encoding glucose-1-phosphate cytidylyltransferase encodes MKAVILAGGLGTRISEETTVRPKPMIDIGGKPVLWHILKIYSQHGINDFIICLGYKGYMVKEYFANYFLHTSDVTFDLANNRMDVHQQHAEPWRVTLVDTGDQTQTGGRLKRVENYLDGETFCFTYGDGLADIDITAQLVFHKTRASLATMCAVQPPGRFGAIDIQDNRITRFEEKPSGDGSWINGGFFILEPGVFDYIEGDATVWERDPLEALARDGELSAYMHAGFWQPMDTLRDKLKLEELWQNGHARWKVWP; translated from the coding sequence ATGAAAGCAGTCATCCTCGCCGGCGGTCTGGGCACGCGGATCAGCGAAGAAACTACCGTGCGTCCCAAGCCTATGATTGACATCGGTGGCAAGCCGGTGCTCTGGCATATCCTGAAGATCTACTCGCAGCACGGCATCAACGACTTCATCATCTGCCTGGGCTACAAGGGCTACATGGTCAAGGAGTATTTCGCCAATTATTTCCTACATACGTCGGATGTCACCTTTGACTTGGCCAACAACCGCATGGACGTGCACCAGCAGCATGCCGAGCCGTGGAGGGTCACCCTGGTTGATACCGGCGACCAGACACAGACCGGTGGGCGTCTGAAGCGGGTCGAAAACTATCTGGATGGCGAGACGTTCTGTTTCACCTACGGCGACGGCCTCGCCGATATAGACATCACCGCACAACTGGTCTTCCACAAGACCAGAGCCAGTCTGGCCACCATGTGCGCGGTGCAGCCACCGGGGCGCTTCGGCGCCATCGATATTCAGGACAACCGGATCACTCGCTTCGAGGAAAAGCCTTCCGGCGATGGCTCGTGGATTAATGGCGGCTTTTTCATTCTTGAACCCGGTGTATTCGACTACATCGAGGGTGACGCCACGGTATGGGAGCGTGACCCGCTGGAGGCGCTCGCCCGTGATGGCGAGCTTTCCGCGTACATGCATGCCGGTTTCTGGCAGCCAATGGATACGCTACGTGACAAGCTGAAACTTGAAGAGCTCTGGCAAAACGGTCATGCCCGATGGAAAGTCTGGCCTTGA
- the rfbG gene encoding CDP-glucose 4,6-dehydratase, translating into MNDLFGNVYADRQVLVTGHTGFKGSWLCLWLTALGARVTGLALAPDTEPAHWKLLELHNVRDLQVDLRHAHAVRQTLELTKPEIIFHLAAQPLVRRSYHEPFTTFDTNVLGLVNLLEAVRATPSVRALVNATTDKVYLEQATVTGYREDHPLGGHDPYSTSKACAELVTECYRKSFFNNSGPRVATARAGNVIGGGDWSQDRLVPDLVRAASSGSTLQIRNPEAIRPWQHVLEPLSGYLRLGQQLLAGKPVEGPWNFGPAADATLPVQALVALMQSHWPQLRSEHRQGPHPHEAGILRLDASKAAQQLGWHPVWDAQATLQSTIQWYRDYYERGRLRSRDNLQTYIEAARTAGLEWAA; encoded by the coding sequence TTGAACGATCTGTTTGGGAATGTCTACGCCGATCGCCAGGTACTGGTCACTGGGCACACCGGCTTCAAAGGTTCGTGGCTTTGCCTGTGGCTGACCGCACTGGGCGCACGTGTTACCGGTCTGGCGCTCGCGCCGGACACAGAACCGGCGCACTGGAAGCTGCTTGAACTGCACAACGTGCGCGACCTGCAGGTGGATCTGCGCCATGCCCATGCAGTACGGCAAACCCTGGAGCTGACCAAGCCGGAAATCATCTTTCATCTGGCGGCACAGCCGCTGGTTCGGCGCAGCTATCACGAGCCGTTCACCACCTTTGACACCAACGTACTCGGCTTGGTCAACCTGCTTGAGGCTGTGCGTGCCACGCCGTCGGTGCGCGCCCTCGTCAACGCCACCACCGACAAGGTCTACTTGGAGCAGGCCACCGTCACCGGTTATCGAGAAGATCACCCGCTGGGTGGGCATGATCCCTACAGCACCTCCAAGGCCTGCGCCGAACTGGTGACGGAGTGCTACCGCAAGAGCTTTTTCAACAACTCCGGACCACGCGTCGCCACGGCGCGCGCAGGCAACGTCATCGGCGGCGGCGATTGGTCGCAGGACCGGCTGGTACCAGACCTGGTGCGCGCCGCATCCAGCGGCTCAACACTGCAGATCCGAAATCCTGAGGCCATCCGGCCATGGCAGCATGTGCTTGAACCGCTGTCAGGCTATCTGCGGTTGGGTCAGCAGTTGCTCGCCGGCAAACCAGTCGAAGGACCATGGAACTTCGGCCCTGCCGCCGACGCTACGCTGCCGGTGCAGGCGCTGGTTGCGCTAATGCAGTCGCATTGGCCGCAACTGCGCAGCGAACATCGGCAGGGGCCACACCCGCACGAGGCTGGGATTTTGCGATTGGATGCTTCCAAGGCGGCGCAGCAACTGGGGTGGCACCCAGTGTGGGACGCGCAGGCCACACTGCAGTCGACCATCCAGTGGTATCGCGACTATTACGAGCGCGGTCGTCTGCGCAGCCGCGACAACCTGCAGACATACATCGAGGCCGCCCGCACCGCGGGGCTGGAGTGGGCCGCATGA
- the rfbC gene encoding dTDP-4-dehydrorhamnose 3,5-epimerase, translating into MKFHATPLAGLSLIETTRVEDERGQFSRLFCEVECATIRPGLHWSQINLSRTYDKGTVRGMHFQYPPATEAKLIRCLRGRVFDVAVDLRVESPTYLHWHGVELDEEGAIQFFIPEGFAHGFQALTDDAQLLYLHTAAWNREQEGGLRHDDPAIAITWPLPVTRISTKDRQWSLVKESRFAGIQP; encoded by the coding sequence ATGAAGTTCCACGCGACGCCTCTGGCCGGTCTCAGCCTGATCGAAACGACACGCGTCGAGGACGAACGTGGCCAATTCTCGCGGTTGTTCTGTGAGGTCGAGTGCGCCACGATTCGACCTGGCCTGCACTGGAGCCAGATCAACCTATCCCGGACCTATGACAAGGGCACCGTCCGCGGTATGCATTTCCAGTACCCACCGGCCACCGAGGCCAAACTGATCCGCTGTCTGCGCGGTCGCGTGTTCGACGTAGCGGTCGACCTGCGTGTCGAATCACCCACCTATCTACACTGGCACGGCGTCGAGCTGGACGAAGAAGGGGCGATACAGTTCTTCATTCCGGAAGGCTTTGCGCATGGTTTTCAGGCGCTAACCGACGACGCGCAACTGCTCTACCTGCATACCGCGGCGTGGAACCGTGAACAGGAAGGCGGACTGCGCCATGATGACCCCGCCATAGCCATTACCTGGCCGCTGCCAGTGACACGGATCTCGACCAAAGATCGGCAATGGTCCTTGGTAAAAGAGAGCCGGTTTGCGGGAATCCAGCCATGA
- a CDS encoding class I SAM-dependent methyltransferase: MKCRHCATPLQDVFLDLGSAPPSNAFLTADTLGAPEAWFPLKLFTCRNCLLVQVDEVQSHAKLFAPDYVYHSSFSRSWLAHAERYVERAAAQLKLGHDSLVMEIASNDGYLLQYVAARGIPCIGIEPTTGTANVARQKGIETLERFFGRDFAMEFVQERRTADLIVANNVLAHVPDINDFVAGLVLALAAEGSITVEFPHLMELVAKHQFDTVYHEHFSYFSFHTVRRIFAAHGLKIWDVEQLPTHGGSLRLWAAHANSRHAETPAVSALLRIEADAGMQDNTYYQGFQAQADAVKNDCLGFLLEQRRAGRRVAGYGAAAKGNTLLNYAGVRPDLLPYVVDASPHKQGHWLPGSRIPVVAESRLREERPDFVLILPWNLREEIMAQLSYVREWDGQFVVAVPQLAIL; the protein is encoded by the coding sequence ATGAAATGTCGTCACTGCGCCACGCCATTGCAAGATGTTTTCCTTGACCTCGGCAGTGCGCCACCCTCCAATGCGTTCCTGACCGCGGACACGCTCGGCGCGCCGGAAGCCTGGTTTCCGCTGAAATTGTTCACCTGCCGGAACTGTCTGCTGGTGCAGGTGGACGAAGTGCAGTCGCACGCCAAACTATTCGCTCCGGACTACGTTTACCACTCATCGTTCTCTCGCTCCTGGCTCGCGCATGCCGAACGCTATGTCGAACGCGCGGCTGCCCAACTGAAGCTGGGTCACGACAGCCTGGTGATGGAGATCGCGTCCAACGACGGCTATCTGCTGCAATACGTCGCCGCGCGCGGTATCCCCTGCATCGGCATCGAGCCCACCACCGGTACGGCAAACGTTGCACGGCAGAAGGGGATCGAGACACTGGAGCGTTTCTTTGGCCGTGACTTTGCCATGGAGTTCGTGCAAGAGCGGCGGACCGCCGACCTGATCGTGGCGAACAATGTGCTCGCCCACGTACCCGACATCAACGACTTTGTCGCCGGATTGGTACTGGCGTTGGCTGCCGAGGGCTCGATCACGGTCGAGTTTCCGCACCTGATGGAGTTGGTAGCGAAGCACCAGTTCGACACCGTCTACCATGAGCACTTTTCCTACTTCTCCTTTCACACGGTGCGCCGGATCTTCGCGGCGCATGGCCTGAAGATATGGGATGTGGAACAACTTCCAACGCATGGCGGTTCCCTACGCCTCTGGGCAGCACATGCCAATAGCCGGCATGCCGAAACACCAGCCGTATCGGCACTACTGCGCATCGAGGCTGACGCAGGCATGCAGGACAACACCTACTACCAAGGCTTCCAGGCGCAGGCCGATGCGGTCAAGAACGATTGCCTGGGCTTCCTGCTGGAGCAGCGACGCGCCGGGCGCCGCGTCGCCGGCTACGGCGCGGCCGCCAAGGGAAATACGTTGCTAAACTACGCCGGAGTGCGACCGGATCTGCTGCCCTACGTGGTCGACGCCTCGCCGCACAAGCAGGGGCACTGGTTGCCGGGGTCACGAATACCTGTCGTCGCCGAATCGCGCCTGCGCGAAGAACGGCCTGATTTCGTGCTGATCCTGCCGTGGAATCTGCGCGAGGAAATCATGGCCCAGCTTAGTTACGTCCGGGAATGGGATGGCCAGTTTGTTGTCGCCGTCCCACAATTGGCCATTCTATGA
- a CDS encoding DegT/DnrJ/EryC1/StrS family aminotransferase, with protein MNDVATSRIYYTKPSITTLEIGYATDAASNGWGERCYDYIHRFEAMFRQHLGVKHAIATSSATGALHIGMAAMGISVGDEVVLGDINWIASAAPIIHLGAKPVLVDVLADSWCLDPAAVEAAITPRTKAILAVHLYGNLCELDTLREIGRRHGVPVIEDAAEAIGSVWHGHRAGSMGIFGAFSFHGTKTVTTGEGGIFVTNDDTLYEKALTLSNHGRARGEARQFWPETIGFKYKMSNLQAAIGCGQIERIEELIAGKRRVYEYYHNALRNLPLRMNPEAPGTINGYWMPTIVVDDNVSFDRAALLDAFKADNIDGRVFFWPLSSLPSFKPHPEHVVSHSLSDRAMNLPSYHDMTDEEQDRVIACVRRLLVPES; from the coding sequence ATGAACGACGTCGCAACCTCTCGGATCTACTACACCAAGCCATCGATCACCACGCTGGAAATCGGCTATGCCACCGATGCCGCAAGCAACGGCTGGGGTGAGCGCTGCTACGACTACATCCACCGTTTCGAAGCAATGTTTCGTCAGCACCTTGGTGTGAAGCACGCCATCGCCACCTCGAGTGCCACCGGTGCATTGCATATCGGCATGGCTGCGATGGGTATCAGCGTAGGTGACGAGGTGGTGCTCGGCGATATCAACTGGATCGCCTCGGCAGCGCCCATCATCCATCTTGGCGCAAAGCCCGTACTGGTCGACGTACTAGCCGACAGCTGGTGCCTCGATCCGGCGGCGGTGGAGGCGGCGATCACGCCAAGAACCAAGGCCATCCTCGCGGTGCATCTATACGGAAACCTGTGCGAGCTGGATACGTTGCGGGAAATAGGTCGGCGCCACGGAGTTCCCGTCATCGAGGATGCTGCGGAAGCGATCGGCTCTGTCTGGCATGGACATCGCGCTGGCTCCATGGGTATCTTCGGTGCGTTCTCCTTCCACGGCACCAAGACCGTGACCACCGGCGAAGGAGGCATCTTTGTCACCAACGACGATACGCTGTACGAAAAGGCACTGACCTTGTCCAACCATGGTCGTGCGCGCGGCGAGGCGCGGCAGTTCTGGCCCGAGACGATCGGTTTCAAGTACAAGATGTCGAATCTGCAGGCAGCAATCGGTTGCGGCCAGATCGAGCGCATTGAGGAACTTATCGCAGGCAAGCGCAGGGTCTACGAGTATTACCACAACGCATTGCGTAATCTGCCCCTGCGCATGAACCCCGAGGCCCCAGGCACTATTAACGGGTACTGGATGCCAACCATCGTTGTCGATGACAACGTGTCGTTTGACCGTGCAGCACTATTGGATGCCTTCAAGGCAGACAATATCGACGGCCGAGTGTTCTTCTGGCCGCTGTCATCGCTCCCCTCGTTCAAGCCACATCCAGAGCATGTTGTGAGTCATTCGCTGTCAGATAGGGCAATGAACTTGCCCAGCTATCACGACATGACGGATGAGGAGCAGGACCGCGTCATCGCCTGTGTGCGTAGGCTGCTGGTGCCGGAGTCATGA
- a CDS encoding acetyltransferase, which yields MKDVIIWGGAGQARVLREALPSSDFQVIAVFDNRPIPSPFPDVPIYLGQEGFHSWQASRTGAGQVHACVAVGGSRGSDRLFLLEWLQQQGMQPLTVIHPRAFVASDAKIGKGAQILAMSAICSNATLGCAVIVNTSASIDHDCVIGDGVHVGPGANLAGEVRVDEYAFIGAGAVVLPRLKIGRSAIVGAGAVVIRDVAADEVVVGNPATGR from the coding sequence ATGAAGGATGTGATCATTTGGGGTGGGGCGGGTCAAGCGCGCGTGCTGCGCGAGGCCTTGCCATCCTCCGATTTCCAGGTGATCGCCGTTTTTGACAACCGGCCAATCCCCTCCCCGTTTCCCGATGTTCCGATTTATCTCGGCCAAGAGGGGTTCCACTCGTGGCAAGCAAGCCGAACCGGAGCTGGCCAGGTTCACGCCTGCGTGGCGGTCGGAGGTAGCCGGGGAAGTGACCGCCTGTTCCTTTTGGAATGGCTTCAGCAGCAAGGCATGCAACCACTGACCGTGATACATCCTCGCGCTTTCGTCGCAAGCGACGCCAAAATTGGCAAGGGTGCTCAAATTCTGGCGATGTCGGCCATCTGCTCCAATGCAACCCTTGGTTGCGCAGTCATCGTCAACACATCCGCTTCGATCGATCATGACTGTGTGATCGGCGATGGCGTCCATGTTGGTCCCGGGGCGAATCTGGCAGGCGAAGTTCGCGTTGACGAGTATGCGTTTATCGGTGCCGGAGCCGTTGTCTTGCCGCGACTTAAAATTGGCCGTTCGGCAATCGTCGGTGCGGGCGCCGTGGTGATTCGCGACGTCGCGGCTGACGAGGTCGTGGTGGGCAATCCCGCAACAGGGCGTTGA
- a CDS encoding cephalosporin hydroxylase family protein, with amino-acid sequence MDAREQFERECRENISGMGNDQLLKDIAFQWFQHSLQYKYSYNFSSLGRPIIQYPQDMVAMQELVWRIKPDLIIETGIAHGGSLVLSASMLALLDYCETVERGEVLDPKATRRRVLGIDIDIRAHNRAAIEAHPMSHRIDMIQGSSISADIIAQVHKIAQAHQRILVILDSNHTHDHVLAELEAYAPLTSPGSYCIVFDTVVEDLPNAMFPDRSWGKGNNPKTATWEYLRRLKGEAHMAADGAPLAFEIDSALESKLLITVAPDGYLRRV; translated from the coding sequence ATGGACGCCAGAGAACAGTTCGAACGCGAATGTCGTGAAAATATTTCCGGCATGGGAAATGATCAACTGCTGAAAGACATTGCATTTCAGTGGTTCCAGCATTCGCTCCAGTACAAGTATTCGTATAATTTTTCTTCGCTTGGTCGCCCCATCATCCAGTATCCACAGGATATGGTGGCCATGCAGGAACTAGTCTGGCGGATCAAGCCCGACCTCATCATCGAAACGGGCATCGCCCATGGTGGTTCGCTGGTCCTCAGTGCGTCTATGCTGGCTCTGCTCGACTATTGCGAAACCGTCGAGCGTGGGGAAGTGCTAGATCCCAAGGCCACCCGACGCCGCGTGCTAGGTATCGACATCGACATCCGCGCGCACAATCGTGCCGCCATCGAAGCGCACCCGATGTCGCACCGGATCGACATGATTCAGGGCTCCTCGATCTCAGCGGACATCATTGCCCAAGTGCATAAAATCGCGCAGGCGCATCAGCGGATACTGGTGATTCTCGACTCCAACCATACCCACGATCACGTGCTGGCCGAGCTCGAGGCCTACGCACCGCTGACCTCTCCGGGCAGCTACTGCATCGTGTTCGATACCGTGGTTGAGGATCTGCCCAACGCGATGTTCCCTGATCGCTCTTGGGGCAAGGGCAACAACCCCAAGACCGCTACCTGGGAATACCTGCGTCGCCTGAAGGGGGAAGCACACATGGCTGCCGACGGTGCCCCACTGGCCTTTGAAATCGACAGCGCACTGGAGAGCAAACTGCTCATCACGGTTGCCCCTGACGGTTACTTGCGGCGCGTCTAG
- a CDS encoding lipopolysaccharide biosynthesis protein → MPVLRTNILANYAGQIWMALMGVVFIPLYIKLLGMEAFGLVGLMLSIQALSMLFDLGMGGVLNRELARRVHNASAAHTLGDLVRTFEWLVWPIALMIVAVIWLASGPLANHWLHPEHLSRATTAHAIAIMGLAVALQWPSSFYANGLSGLERQPVLNLINAGFATLRGAGVLVVLYWVSPTISAFMWWYAAVGACQSLVSAAALWLLLPTDPQQRSAFRAAELRDAGRFAGGLVAIMALSIMLTQLDRIVISAMLPLAELGYFSLAMSVAAGMGRMIQPMFNALYPRYSRLASLDQQDSLTHLYHLSNQCLAVVVAAVAAVLMIFGRDVLYLWTGDATTAARLALPLSILVAGTAFNGLMNLPYALQLAHGWTRLTVGTNLVALVLGIPFCIWAVGHHGIVGAAWLWFAINLAFVAVGIPLMHRRLLRSEMARWYVRDILPPAIAAAVVALLASRLLPALPRSLEGVFQLAIVSGAVLLSAAVAAPLVRDLVRQQLAEWFGFRR, encoded by the coding sequence ATGCCCGTACTGCGCACAAATATCCTGGCGAATTATGCTGGGCAGATATGGATGGCGCTGATGGGCGTGGTATTCATCCCTCTGTATATAAAGCTGCTCGGCATGGAGGCGTTTGGCCTGGTTGGCCTGATGTTAAGTATCCAGGCGCTGTCCATGCTGTTCGATCTGGGCATGGGCGGCGTGCTGAACCGCGAATTGGCGCGGCGTGTGCACAATGCTAGCGCCGCACATACCCTCGGCGACCTAGTGCGCACGTTCGAGTGGTTGGTCTGGCCAATCGCACTGATGATCGTCGCCGTAATCTGGCTAGCCAGCGGTCCACTGGCGAATCACTGGCTGCACCCCGAACACCTCAGCCGTGCCACCACAGCGCATGCGATCGCGATCATGGGGCTGGCGGTGGCGTTGCAGTGGCCTAGCAGCTTCTACGCCAATGGCCTGTCCGGACTTGAACGGCAGCCGGTACTGAACCTGATCAATGCCGGGTTCGCCACGCTACGCGGCGCGGGTGTGCTGGTGGTGCTGTACTGGGTATCTCCCACCATCAGCGCCTTCATGTGGTGGTACGCTGCCGTGGGCGCGTGTCAGTCACTGGTATCGGCCGCCGCCCTGTGGCTCTTGTTGCCGACTGACCCTCAGCAACGATCGGCTTTTCGCGCCGCAGAACTTCGTGACGCTGGACGCTTCGCTGGTGGCCTGGTCGCCATCATGGCCCTGTCGATCATGCTCACCCAGCTTGATCGCATCGTAATATCGGCCATGCTTCCGCTGGCAGAACTCGGTTACTTCAGCTTGGCGATGAGCGTCGCCGCTGGCATGGGTCGCATGATCCAGCCTATGTTCAATGCGCTGTACCCGCGCTACAGCCGACTGGCGTCACTTGACCAGCAGGATTCACTGACCCATCTCTACCATCTGAGCAATCAATGCCTCGCGGTGGTCGTGGCAGCCGTGGCGGCTGTACTGATGATCTTCGGCCGCGACGTACTCTATCTGTGGACCGGGGACGCCACCACGGCAGCGAGGCTGGCGCTGCCGCTGTCGATCCTCGTGGCCGGCACAGCGTTCAATGGATTGATGAACCTTCCCTACGCACTGCAGCTGGCTCACGGCTGGACCCGACTTACCGTAGGTACAAACCTCGTAGCCTTGGTTCTCGGCATTCCCTTCTGCATCTGGGCCGTCGGACACCACGGCATCGTCGGCGCCGCTTGGCTGTGGTTCGCCATCAATCTCGCCTTTGTCGCAGTCGGCATTCCGCTTATGCATCGGCGTCTTTTGCGCAGCGAAATGGCTCGCTGGTACGTTCGGGACATACTCCCTCCCGCGATCGCCGCCGCCGTGGTCGCACTGCTTGCAAGCCGGCTGCTTCCGGCATTGCCCCGGAGCCTTGAAGGGGTCTTTCAATTGGCCATAGTGAGTGGCGCAGTGCTGTTATCGGCGGCCGTGGCAGCGCCACTGGTGCGAGATCTGGTGCGGCAACAGCTGGCCGAGTGGTTTGGCTTCCGACGCTGA